Genomic segment of Arctopsyche grandis isolate Sample6627 chromosome 11, ASM5162203v2, whole genome shotgun sequence:
acttaatggatgcaggtgttcttcgacttgagatgacgtcaatggttgagcgtgagaaatgtattctccgtcgcaatagatttcgatagtttcgatttgcggtgacgagattcctacagtctaaaagcgagccatcgaagagagagacggaaagtcagaagagagagagagagacgaagtttagcaaacaatgaacaaactcttccgcgcagagttttttagcaacatttttggaggctgagagcgattctatgcattctacttctatgctggtcacacaaaaaaaatattggcaaatactttttatttacgaaatttgtattattatcgagtagacatacatatgagcttCGCACGTTGATACGGACATACGAGTTGTTTCCGTCATTGTAGATTCGACGTGCTAAGCATCGATGTGATTATACATTATAGGTGTTCGAGCCAAAAGCCTTCGTGGTTGAGGTCGAGGAGTTCGCGGGCATCTCATCACTCATCAGAGTCAGAGTCAGAGTCAGCTGACGTCAGAGACGCTCTCTAGCCTCTAGAGAAGGTTGGTCTAGCCTCTATAGAAGTAGAATCCATTCTACATATGTTGGCAATCGCAtttgcgttcatttcactttgacagttcgaatgtcaaatcacagtgtttaattttaattcgccGAGGCGGTAAATGTCtatgaaaacactgattgtgtaCTAACACTAAGAGGACCTTTTATTTGTGTTCAGTTCAGTTCACTTCAATAGTAATTGTATGTTCGAAGAAGTTCGTGTCTCTGCTTCGGAGCGCTGaattctttcttctggaatagtcGAATGGGACGTTGCCAGAGATTAGTTCTGCGTGTTTGTACAAGAGCGATGATTATGCCATCGTAAGACTTGGCTATTgttgtgaaatatgtatatgagatcACTGGCTTTGATTCGGAATAACGTTTCATTTAAATGTTGACTTTGCGATGGAAAGTCATAAACAGACAAACTAATACCgatcatttgtatgtattaaagGAATCCTTGTCGTTATTATATCTATCGCGTTACGGACAGATTTAAGAAacatttaagtacatacatatgtatgttttcatttcatatacTTACTTATGTACTGAATAGCCGATttagaataaaacaataattcagatgttcaatgaaaatgtttgtattgaaaGAATGCAATGAAATGAATTACAGGGTATTGAATATTTTGGTATCAGTCCGATGACAAACTAATaccaattatatgtatgtaaaagtttcTAATATCATACATTAAAGAAATCCTTGTCGTTATTAAATCtatctaataaataaatcgatCTAAGAAACATTATGAATAATCATCTTTAATATGGACGGTATCTAAACGTGAATTGGTCATTTTATTATGAACTTGTTACATCTCATCTACATAAACAAATCGTCggtaacattatttgtttatctttgttacattgtaaaacattttctatatgtcatctatatattcaagaatatgtttatgtataatttgttgaaaacataaaaaatgtatttactgTGCATAAAAGGTTGATGGCAAATCGGCTGGTTGCTGTCACAGTTAAATGCAGGGacaatggagtgcagactttgtcttGGATCAGCTCCAGTCGAGTCTTCCGTCTCGATCTTCGGTGATCGTCATCCacagcgtctggagcaacgcattctgacatgctgtcaaattcaggtaGGATGCTGTTTACGATTTACAATTATTGTGGACCCCATTGTTTAATTCTTCTCTTAATCCTACTTTTTCacctgcaggttaaaagaggcgacgGGTTGCCGgacacggtgtgtctttcgtgtaagaccaatctggAATCGTTCATCAGCTTTCGagaggcttgttttcgaagctacgaaacgtctcaactgagaTTAGATGATTGCTTGAACATCAAGACGGAAGAAGTTTTGTTGGAAGATGTCACATGGGACGATGAGTCTTCACTACCGACAATTCACCAAGAGAAtaatgaaatttgttcaaagccatttcccagtgaatcaaaacttattttacacaaaagatCACATACTAGAGAAAAGTCTTACACATGTgacatttgtctaaaatcgtatTCTCGAAGATCTAACCTTTCGTATCATAAAAAATGCCATACTGAGATAagatacaaatgtgacatttgtttgaaatcatttattcTAAAACATCATCTTGAgtcacatttaagatctcacacggggataaaaccatacaaatgtgacatttgtttaaaatcatttactagaaAATATGGCCTTACATCACATGAAAAATCGCATACTGGTAtacaaccatacaaatgtgacatttgtttaaaatcatatattcgAAAAGATAGACTGGtaatacatttaagatctcacacaggggaaaagccttacaagtgtgaaatttgtttaaaatcattttctactAAAACTATCCTCGAGTCACATAAAACATtccatactgggataaaaccacacaaatgtgatatttgtttaaaatcgtttacgcGAAAATATTGCCTTAAATCACATGagaaattgcatactgggataaaaccacacaaatgtgaaatctgTTTAAAGTCATTTATCCATAAATATGACCTCGTGCGACATAAAAAATCTCATACTGGGATAcaatcatacaaatgtgacatttgtttaaaatcatttacccatAAATATGACCTTGTGCGTCATAAAAAATCTCATAACGTGGAATaagaacaatatacatatatgtatgtataaaaagattgtttattatataaatactgtttATAAATTTGCTTACAAGCATCTCAAGCCGGGTCCCCCGGTTAGcatgcttaagagggctggacaccagcgccttgtccatacaaacgtattacacttctcccttcttcaattatggcaccagagaaattattttttaatatgctatggatatccaccataggcatgtttctgtggttttattttttataggagctagaagccgccaaacatctataaaatcgcctctgttttacacccacgaaaagagcccagcgtgcttatttaacggttgatttttaaaaaaatacaagcacacaaacagaaaatatctttctcataacgatgatgaaatttttttttaaattggtccagtttcggaggagaaaactggagaatacgaaacctcgattttgtcgatttgaaatacgtattatctggtcgaagcgctactcaatatatacatatattgtcgcattcactcaatatatatatcgaagaaaggaacggcaacaaagttaaggtttcgggtatacagccctcttaagacccCCCCTAAAAAACGACATTTCGGATTTGAAGTTAAATATCATTTCATGAAAATTTTTCACAATACACATTAAGGAGTAATACTATTGAAAATCACCAGATtagtgataatatatgtatattttcacatgTTGCAAATAAAAGTCACAATTAAAaatccttgtaaaaataatagctagattttttattttatccttaGTACTTAATAATGGTTAACggttgaatgagttttacattaATAGCGTGAATGATATTGTTAACTTAGTTCAAAttaggcataatagtgtgaatgctGATGTGAGtatgggtttaaataagtttgaaaggtttaaatttgTTGGAATAGTGGTGTATTGAAGGCATGAAATCGGTTTCTAGTATGAAAGGATTGACTCtcgatattttaatcaacacttgggaatttgttggacctcagttattgaaatgaataaatatgtgTTTGGAAATGGTAAACGTCCCAGAAGCACGAAAGGTGTGTACTATTTTACCTGTGAGGCCCATCGATGCATtgccaattgttgagaagattcTGGAGTAACGTTTCCGTTCACACAACAATACTAATAACTTTGGAAATCCTAAAATTTGTTGACAGAAAAGTTCAACACTTGATACTCCAAAAAGGTTTACGTtttcttcttatttatttatattatacttttacaAGTGAAGAGCAAAAAATgaaggtcaaaaatgtatattaacACCTCCTGCATATATGAAGtcgataattattattacaactgGCATTACGttggaaaatgtttttaaaccttGCTTCGCACATAGAACTAGCTGatgaattataaaatgaaattcaatcAGAGAATGTCTAATAGTTTGCTGAAGCTGCTGAATAAAACCAATAATTTATCCGACCATATTGGGAGCACCGTCATTACAGAAACAATGTTCTGTAAGTTGATATCCATttctttaaatgtatttttaaattatttgaaaatgtcaAGACCAGTACACTTCACTTCAACgttattggtattttttattttaattttcacgaGTCAACACGTGGGTAATTCAAAAGGCTTCTTGGATCAGTGTCTGACCATAGGTCAGGTCATAGGTTCTCCATCACTGTGATAGACGAATAAGACCTGTAATAGTTTAAGTTTCGAATGACAATCAAAATCCTATATGGAATGAATTTATGTaatgtacaatttattttatgtaaataaataattttgtaatgtatgataaaaataaaaataactttttttttggtgatatatgaaattttttctttataatttgaaaacaaaaaattgtcaagcattgatacgggacatttaagtgctacatacataaataaaattaggaaaagtaggtaggtaatagtttattttaaaaaattagtcttttttagcccaatcgtattttaacaatgatttaactattttaattaaatctttttcctcttttacatgattgaaaaattgggcgcaagtcattttcaaattatactggcaaaccaaaattgcctcaactgtcagcttatttctttcatccgaccattgtgttgacatcagggaaaatattctctccacattagcattgtgggctggaatggcaaatattcacatagttttattaaacatgacttctgttcaatatgcttggtatctctaaaaaacttcagccatttctcttccatactcaatttccgcgttgtctcccagttttcgttggtattatttttatttaaataatcttt
This window contains:
- the LOC143919123 gene encoding uncharacterized protein LOC143919123, whose protein sequence is MECRLCLGSAPVESSVSIFGDRHPQRLEQRILTCCQIQVKRGDGLPDTVCLSCKTNLESFISFREACFRSYETSQLRLDDCLNIKTEEVLLEDVTWDDESSLPTIHQENNEICSKPFPSESKLILHKRSHTREKSYTCDICLKSYSRRSNLSYHKKCHTEIRYKCDICLKSFILKHHLESHLRSHTGIKPYKCDICLKSFTRKYGLTSHEKSHTGIQPYKCDICLKSYIRKDRLVIHLRSHTGEKPYKCEICLKSFSTKTILESHKTFHTGIKPHKCDICLKSFTRKYCLKSHEKLHTGIKPHKCEICLKSFIHKYDLVRHKKSHTGIQSYKCDICLKSFTHKYDLVRHKKSHNVE